The following are encoded in a window of Fusarium falciforme chromosome 11, complete sequence genomic DNA:
- a CDS encoding GST N-terminal domain-containing protein: MVKLRVYTPENARIYGSTMSIHSSPEDSWHGIVSPGGQFPPEAGRYHLYIGLFCPFAHRVNLVRCLKGLQSAIDVSVVKPYPKGDDKGWPGWQFPNSPDDTYEGSTEDLLFKSKYLHEVYFKDDPEYKGRYSVPLFWDRKQGQIVNNESAELLRWLPSAFDSILAEDDPARKLNLYPEHLRATIDDVSEWMQRDLNSGVYKVGFATTQQGYDENVPTVFAALNKLESLIHQHGGPYVFGKELTEIDIRAYATIVRFDVVYVQHFKCNLGTIRGNFPVIHEWLKNLYWNVPGFRETTDFRHIKENYTKSHYKINPLAITPLGPFPDVEEGVDLNFSKLKPGAIRHPAVCQREKELYD; the protein is encoded by the exons ATGGTGAAATTACGCGTTTACACCCCAGAGAACGCTCGGATCTACGGCTCTACAATGTCGATTCACAGTTCACCAGAAGACTCGTGGCACGGGATTGTGAGCCCAGGCGGCCAATTTCCCCCAGAGGCTGGGCGCTACCACCTCTACATTGGTCTTTTTTGCCCCTTTGCTCACCGGGTCAACCTGGTTCGGTGCCTCAAGGGACTCCAGTCGGCCATTGATGTGTCTGTTGTCAAGCCATACCCCAAAGGCGACGATAAGGGCTGGCCCGGGTGGCAGTTCCCAAACTCCCCTGACGACACGTATGAGGGATCAACTGAGGATCTGCTCTTCAAGTCCAAGTACTTGCACGAGGTTTACTTCAAAGACGATCCCGAGTACAAAGGCAGATACAGTGTGCCTCTTTTCTGGGATAGAAAGCAGGGCCAGATCGTGAACAACGAAAGCGCAGAGCTCTTACGATGGCTCCCATCCGCATTCGATTCGATCCTGGCGGAGGACGATCCGGCCCGAAAGCTGAACCTTTATCCAGAACATCTCAGGGCGACAATTGACGACGTGAGCGAGTGGATGCAGCGAGACCTTAATAGCGGTGTCTACAAAGTAGGGTTTGCCACAACCCAACAGGGCTATGATGAAAATGTACCTACGGTTTTCGCGGCTCTCAATAAACTTGAGAGTCTGATTCATCAACATGGAGGCCCATATGTTTTTGGAAAGGAGCTGACGGAAATTGACATCCGCGCGTATGCAACAATTGTGCGATTTGATGTTGTCTACGTCCAACACTTCAAGTGCAACCTAGGAACCATCCGCGGCAACTTCCCGGTCATTCATGAGTGGTTGAAGAACCTCTACTGGAACGTACCAGGATTCAGGGAGACAACAGACTTTAGACACATCAAGGAGAAC TATACCAAAAGTCACTATAAGATCAATCCACTGGCAATCACGCCTCTGGGACCATTCCCTGATGTGGAGGAAGGGGTTGACCTGAACTTCAGCAAGCTCAAGCCAGGAGCAATCCGTCATCCGGCTGTATGCCAGCGCGAGAAGGAACTGTACGATTAA
- a CDS encoding MFS domain-containing protein — MTEVQGRSSEGYVPLVEAQPDGTHHEVVVKPVQTWKGYIWDTWELPPDQRRLLFKVDAFILTFASIGYFLKNIDQTNVNNAFLSGMEEDLEMYGNQLVTSTSIWTVGYVIGQIPSNLLLTRISPRWVIPSLEVGWGIATICTSAVQSYRGLYALRFFVGFFESGFYPGIHYMLGSWYTPREIGKRAMLFWIAGSIGSMFSGFLQAAAYTNLDGVHGRAGWRWLFIIDGIITLPLAVAGYFFFPNLPQDGKRTWWTTEDEHILSVKRMQAIGRAGKQPWTRAKVKKTLRSWHTYHLPLLYILWNNGNPQAAMGYWLKSFNAQPPPMPGKSFSVPEINSLPIPTTAIFILMALTWAWTSDGPLQGKRWPFIYAGAALTLIFNLLFLSMPLYSDIDSRMVVYWLSHIGHGAGPLILSWINEICSADTEKRALLVAVANDLAYVVQAIMPNFMWKTTDFPAARKGYTYSSILQVLLLLETAIIQLLLWRDRRQELRSRIADSPPPLIYSDEEEQTGGSKAPEDEEMNDETSL; from the exons ATGACAGAAGTGCAGGGTCGAAGCTCAGAGGGCTATGTACCCCTTGTAGAAGCTCAGCCAGACGGTACCCATCATGAAGTCGTCGTCAAGCCAGTTCAAACGTGGAAAGGCTACATTTGGGACACGTGGGAGCTTCCTCCAGATCAACGCCGCTTGCTCTTCAAAGTTGACGCGTTTATCCTCACATTTGCCTCGATAGGCTACTTCTTGAAGAACATCGACCAAACCAACGTCAATAATGCTTTCTTGAGCGGTATGGAGGAGGACCTCGAGATGTACGGAAATCAGCTCGTCACTA GCACTTCTATCTGGACCGTTGGCTACGTGATCGGTCAAATTCCATCCAACTTGTTGCTTACTCGAATCTCACCACGATGGGTTATTCCCTCCTTGGAGGTTGGATGGGGGATCGCAACTATTTGCACTTCAGCTGTTCAATCTTATCGTGGTCTCTACGCGTTGCGCTTTTTCGTAGGATTCTTCGA ATCCGGGTTCTACCCAGGGATTCATTATATGTTGGGATCATGGTATACTCCTCGAGAAATTGGAAAACGGGCCATGTTGTTTTGGATAGCGGGCTCGATTGGGTCAATGTTTAGCGGTTTTCTTCAGGCTGCTGCATACACAAACCTCGATGGAGTTCATGGTCGTGCAGGCT GGCGTTGGCTTTTCATCATCGATGGAATCATCACACTCCCCCTTGCAGTCGCTGGTTACTTCTTCTTCCCGAATCTTCCGCAGGATGGGAAGAGGACCTGGTGGACAACTGAGGATGAGCATATCCTATCGGTGAAACGCATGCAGGCCATTGGAAGAGCTGGCAAGCAACCTTGGACGAGGGCCAAGGTGAAAAAGACTCTACGGAGCTGGCATACTTATCATCTCC CGCTGCTGTATATTCTTTGGAATAACGGAAATCCTCAGGCTGCTATGGGCTATTGGTTGAAGAGCTTCAATGCCCAACCACCACCAATGCCAGGCAAATCTTTCTCCGTCCCTGAGATCAACAGCT TGCCCATTCCGACTACCGCGATATTCATACTCATGGCACTTACCTGGGCCTGGACTTCTGATGGGCCTCTTCAGGGGAAACGCTGGCCGTTTATTTACGCTGGTGCAGCGCTTACG CTCATCTTTAACCTTTTGTTTCTGTCTATGCCACTTTACTCCGACATCGATTCTCGAATGGTCGTTTATTGGCTGAGTCACATTGGT CACGGCGCTGGACCGCTCATCCTTAGCTGGATTAATGAGATCTGTTCGGCTGATACAGAGAAACGCGCTCTGTTGGTCGCCGTCGCAAACGATTTAGCTTATGTCGTTCAGGCTATA ATGCCCAATTTCATGTGGAAAACCACAGATTTTCCTGCTGCCAGAAAGGGGTACACGTATTCAAGTATCTTGCAAGTCCTACTTT TACTGGAGACAGCTATTATTCAACTGCTGCTTTGGAGGGACAGGCGACAAGAGCTGAGATCTCGCATTGCTGACTCGCCCCCTCCCCTGATTTACTCAGACGAAGAGGAGCAGACTGGGGGTAGTAAAGCCCCCGAAGACGAAGAGATGAACGATGAGACGTCACTTTGA